A stretch of Bradyrhizobium sp. CCBAU 53338 DNA encodes these proteins:
- a CDS encoding helix-turn-helix domain-containing protein yields MIDTGSILQAAPVLPPKDAARYLGVSVKTLLAFVRDGELKYIHLGRGRKKIRRGFDLQDIEEFKQSRTRRDMPCQFTGTTSAASTISTSRSKVIGFTARRELRMSEKRRPSSV; encoded by the coding sequence ATGATCGACACAGGTTCGATCCTCCAAGCGGCCCCGGTCCTGCCCCCGAAGGATGCAGCACGCTATCTCGGCGTGTCGGTCAAGACGCTTCTCGCCTTCGTCCGCGATGGCGAACTCAAATACATTCATCTGGGCCGAGGCCGGAAGAAGATCCGCCGCGGTTTTGATCTTCAAGACATCGAGGAATTCAAGCAGAGTCGCACTCGGAGGGATATGCCGTGTCAGTTTACAGGCACAACATCAGCGGCATCTACCATTTCGACTTCCAGATCAAAGGTCATCGGTTTCACGGCTCGACGGGAGTTAAGAATGAGCGAGAAGCGCAGGCCATCGAGCGTGTAG
- a CDS encoding tyrosine-type recombinase/integrase, which produces MKGHRFHGSTGVKNEREAQAIERVEKAKARKYVEAAGKAKASLRLDDVADRYWEEIGQHHVGSDTTERDLARLIEYFGPDKLLTDIDDDEVTKLVAWRRGQKVVRRKKVDGRMKQDPEAPLVSPATVNRSTTEVLKKLFTRAKAWRVQFDHEPDWKKHWLPEPEEITRELKPDELERFDATAREDYRDILDFADASGVRLNECLLRWSEVNWQGQQIVKQGKGGLKITVRITPLIRSILWPLQGHHSEFVFTYVAKRTRKDKCLVKGQRYPVTYNGLKTEWKRHRARAGVEGFRFHDKRHDFATKLLRDSKNLKLVQKALNHRNIKTTLKYAHVLDEEVGSAIEAMQEKREKSRNLSRSASKN; this is translated from the coding sequence ATCAAAGGTCATCGGTTTCACGGCTCGACGGGAGTTAAGAATGAGCGAGAAGCGCAGGCCATCGAGCGTGTAGAGAAGGCCAAAGCTCGCAAGTACGTTGAGGCCGCAGGCAAGGCGAAAGCGTCTCTGCGGTTGGACGATGTCGCCGACCGCTACTGGGAAGAGATCGGGCAGCACCACGTCGGTAGCGACACCACCGAGCGCGATCTGGCTCGGCTCATCGAATACTTCGGGCCGGACAAGCTGCTTACTGACATCGACGACGACGAGGTCACGAAGCTTGTCGCTTGGCGGAGAGGGCAAAAGGTAGTCCGTCGCAAGAAGGTCGATGGTCGGATGAAACAAGACCCGGAGGCGCCATTGGTGTCGCCGGCAACCGTGAACCGGAGCACCACCGAGGTGCTGAAGAAGTTATTCACGCGCGCCAAGGCTTGGCGGGTTCAATTCGACCACGAGCCGGACTGGAAGAAGCACTGGCTCCCGGAGCCCGAGGAGATCACCAGGGAGCTAAAGCCAGACGAGCTCGAGCGGTTCGACGCGACGGCGCGCGAGGACTACCGGGACATCCTCGACTTCGCAGACGCATCCGGGGTGCGGCTCAACGAGTGCCTTTTGAGGTGGTCAGAGGTCAACTGGCAGGGCCAGCAGATCGTCAAGCAGGGGAAGGGCGGCCTGAAGATCACTGTCCGAATCACGCCCCTGATCCGATCGATCCTGTGGCCGCTCCAGGGCCACCACTCCGAATTCGTGTTCACCTACGTCGCGAAGCGCACCAGGAAGGACAAGTGCCTAGTCAAAGGGCAGCGCTATCCGGTGACGTACAACGGCCTAAAGACCGAGTGGAAGCGCCACAGGGCGCGGGCCGGTGTCGAGGGCTTCAGGTTCCACGACAAGCGCCACGACTTCGCTACGAAGCTCCTACGCGACAGCAAGAACCTGAAGCTAGTCCAGAAGGCGCTCAATCACCGGAACATCAAGACGACGCTGAAGTACGCGCACGTCCTCGACGAAGAGGTCGGCAGCGCGATCGAGGCGATGCAGGAGAAGCGGGAAAAGTCCCGAAATTTGTCCCGAAGCGCGTCGAAGAACTAG
- a CDS encoding TetR/AcrR family transcriptional regulator, which produces MARKPPTNPRKNASQERSRATVDALIEATARILVREGFEKTSTNRIAEIAGVSVGSLYQYFPSKEALVAAVIDRHHEEIMGIVRTTLCEVMDMPIEKAVRRLVTVAIDAHRINPELHRVLAEQIPRAGKLDVEAFNREVHTLVRAYLDSRRKEMRKIDLDIAAFVCVSAIEAIAHNTVLNQAAMLAEKTVRTLVDETTRMVVGFLKPSA; this is translated from the coding sequence ATGGCGCGCAAGCCCCCGACAAATCCCCGGAAAAATGCCTCGCAGGAGCGGTCCCGCGCCACGGTTGACGCACTGATCGAGGCAACTGCTCGCATTCTGGTGCGCGAAGGCTTTGAGAAGACGAGCACCAACCGGATCGCCGAAATCGCCGGCGTCAGCGTCGGCTCGCTCTATCAATATTTCCCGAGCAAGGAGGCCCTCGTCGCAGCCGTGATCGACCGTCATCACGAGGAGATCATGGGCATCGTCCGCACGACACTCTGCGAAGTCATGGACATGCCGATCGAGAAGGCCGTGCGCCGCCTCGTCACCGTCGCGATCGATGCACACCGCATCAATCCCGAACTGCACCGCGTCCTCGCCGAGCAGATCCCGCGCGCCGGAAAGCTCGACGTCGAAGCCTTCAACCGCGAGGTCCACACCTTGGTGCGCGCCTATCTCGACAGCCGCCGCAAGGAGATGCGCAAGATCGACCTCGATATCGCAGCCTTCGTCTGTGTCAGCGCGATCGAGGCGATCGCGCACAACACGGTGCTGAACCAGGCCGCGATGCTCGCGGAGAAGACCGTGCGGACGCTGGTGGATGAGACGACAAGGATGGTGGTGGGGTTTTTGAAACCATCCGCCTAG
- a CDS encoding alpha/beta hydrolase — MSVAKMLSIGRLCECNFSLAKSSADRAPSLQSRLFNLLLGLLPYKQQLASAEAVQAHVQKLALQPASHEPAGLGRGVDATLTKMGGWPVYYTAPASGFEGRNHVMFLHGGGYINEIVPAHWRLVGQMTRKASVVCVVPVYPLAPRATAKDVVPATAELLRMLLEDAGPAKVTVVGNSAGAGLAVAACQWLRDRGHRQPNRLVLISPAADASVSRPEQAEIAVRDPIQDIPGIIEAARLYAGELDVGHPFVSPLSGAFRSLAPMTIFSGTRDLLYPDSVDLAARARAAGVSVELHLWRDQPHNFALMPTPEGRRARAMILQAVA; from the coding sequence ATGAGCGTTGCGAAGATGCTGTCGATCGGGCGGCTTTGCGAATGCAATTTCTCGCTGGCGAAATCTTCAGCCGATCGCGCGCCGAGCCTGCAGAGCCGCCTTTTCAACTTGCTGCTCGGGCTGCTTCCCTACAAGCAGCAGCTTGCCTCCGCCGAGGCCGTGCAGGCGCATGTGCAGAAGCTCGCGCTGCAGCCGGCCTCGCATGAGCCTGCGGGGCTTGGCCGCGGCGTCGATGCGACGCTGACGAAGATGGGCGGATGGCCGGTCTACTACACCGCGCCCGCGTCGGGCTTCGAGGGCCGTAATCACGTCATGTTCCTGCATGGCGGCGGCTATATCAACGAGATCGTGCCGGCGCATTGGCGCCTTGTCGGTCAAATGACCCGCAAGGCGAGCGTCGTCTGCGTCGTGCCGGTCTATCCGCTTGCACCGCGCGCGACCGCGAAAGACGTCGTGCCGGCGACAGCCGAGTTGTTGCGGATGCTGCTGGAGGACGCAGGGCCCGCAAAGGTCACGGTGGTCGGCAATTCGGCCGGCGCGGGCCTTGCCGTTGCCGCGTGCCAGTGGTTGCGCGACCGCGGCCATCGGCAACCGAATCGGCTGGTGCTGATCTCGCCTGCGGCCGACGCGTCCGTCAGCCGCCCCGAGCAAGCCGAGATCGCCGTACGCGATCCGATCCAGGACATTCCCGGCATCATCGAAGCGGCGCGGCTCTATGCCGGCGAGCTCGATGTCGGCCATCCCTTCGTCAGCCCGCTCAGCGGCGCGTTCCGCTCACTCGCGCCGATGACGATCTTCTCGGGCACGCGCGATCTGCTGTACCCTGACAGCGTCGATCTCGCCGCGCGGGCGCGGGCGGCTGGCGTGTCGGTCGAGCTGCATCTGTGGCGCGACCAGCCGCACAATTTCGCGCTGATGCCGACGCCGGAGGGGCGGCGCGCGCGTGCGATGATTTTGCAGGCGGTGGCTTAA
- a CDS encoding dihydrodipicolinate synthase family protein has product MKVRPTGVIPPMTTPFRKDGEIDTKLVAPQVDWMIGAGAHGVAAGGSTGEGHTLDHEEYRDLMTATVEAVRGRIPVIAGIIVDSTRDAIRRGKLVRDMNVAALQVTPVHYLFKPDDEAMVAHFRAMADETGMPIIIYNVVPWSYLSPALLTRIMTEVPLVVGVKQSAGDLKLFADLMMMAPDKLIYSAVDALMYPSYTLGAHGSIAAILTAAPHASVALWDAVKSGDHPRALALHKKLLTLWNAIIADNLPACTRYAQTLQGLPKTYPRAPMPEASPSQQAATRKALEALGALDGRHTEAAE; this is encoded by the coding sequence ATGAAGGTACGACCGACCGGCGTGATTCCGCCGATGACGACGCCGTTCCGGAAAGACGGCGAGATCGACACCAAGCTGGTGGCGCCGCAGGTCGACTGGATGATCGGTGCCGGCGCGCATGGCGTTGCGGCCGGCGGCTCGACCGGCGAGGGCCACACGCTCGATCACGAGGAATATCGCGACCTGATGACGGCGACGGTGGAGGCGGTGAGGGGACGCATCCCCGTCATCGCCGGCATCATCGTCGACTCCACGCGCGATGCGATCCGCCGCGGCAAGCTGGTGCGCGACATGAATGTCGCTGCCCTCCAGGTCACGCCGGTGCACTACCTGTTCAAGCCGGACGACGAGGCGATGGTCGCGCATTTTCGTGCCATGGCCGATGAAACCGGCATGCCCATCATCATCTACAACGTCGTGCCCTGGTCTTATCTGTCGCCGGCGCTGCTGACGCGGATCATGACCGAGGTGCCGCTGGTCGTCGGCGTCAAGCAGAGCGCGGGCGACCTCAAGCTGTTCGCGGACCTCATGATGATGGCGCCGGACAAGCTGATCTACAGCGCGGTCGATGCGCTGATGTATCCGTCCTACACGCTGGGCGCCCATGGCTCGATCGCCGCGATCCTGACCGCGGCGCCGCACGCTTCCGTCGCGCTGTGGGACGCGGTGAAATCAGGCGATCATCCACGCGCACTCGCGCTCCACAAGAAGCTGCTGACGCTGTGGAACGCCATCATCGCCGACAATCTGCCCGCCTGCACGCGTTACGCGCAGACGCTCCAGGGCCTGCCGAAGACGTATCCGCGCGCGCCGATGCCGGAGGCCTCACCGTCGCAGCAGGCGGCGACCCGCAAGGCGCTGGAGGCGCTTGGCGCGCTGGACGGACGGCACACCGAGGCGGCCGAATAG
- a CDS encoding SDR family oxidoreductase has product MKEFAGKTAVITGGGTGMGRELARQLVAEGCNVAMCDVSEAAMAETKRLCEVEKLPQGLRVTTHVADVSIEDHLKRFRDELVEQQKTDKIHLLFNNAGIGGGGSLFTNTREQWERTFNICWGGVYLGVRTFLPMLVKADEAHIVNTASVNGFWASIGMGQAHTAYSSAKFAVKGFTEALINDLRLHAPHVKCSVVMPGHIGTSIVSNSRKVQSGDGSERLNPDEVVLTRKRMVAAGVPDADKMSDDDIQAVFAERARSFLEDAPTTAAQAARIILDGVKAERWRILVGDDAKRLDERVRAAPEQAYDRAFYESFAQEVGWRLG; this is encoded by the coding sequence ATGAAGGAATTTGCTGGAAAGACGGCTGTTATCACCGGTGGCGGTACGGGCATGGGGCGCGAGCTCGCCCGGCAGCTCGTGGCCGAGGGCTGCAATGTTGCGATGTGCGACGTCTCGGAAGCCGCGATGGCCGAGACCAAGCGACTGTGCGAGGTCGAGAAGCTGCCGCAGGGCTTGCGCGTCACCACGCATGTCGCCGACGTCTCGATCGAGGATCATCTCAAGCGCTTCCGCGACGAGCTCGTCGAGCAGCAGAAGACCGACAAGATCCACCTGCTGTTCAACAACGCCGGTATCGGCGGTGGCGGCAGCCTGTTCACCAACACGCGCGAGCAGTGGGAGCGCACCTTCAACATTTGTTGGGGCGGCGTCTATCTCGGCGTCCGCACCTTCCTGCCCATGCTGGTCAAGGCGGATGAAGCCCACATCGTCAACACCGCCAGCGTCAACGGCTTCTGGGCCTCGATCGGCATGGGCCAGGCGCACACCGCCTACAGTTCCGCGAAGTTCGCGGTGAAGGGGTTCACCGAGGCGCTGATCAACGACCTCCGTTTGCACGCGCCGCATGTCAAATGCTCGGTGGTGATGCCCGGTCATATCGGCACCTCGATCGTCTCCAATTCACGCAAGGTGCAGAGCGGCGACGGGTCGGAACGTCTCAATCCCGACGAGGTGGTGCTGACCCGCAAGCGGATGGTCGCGGCGGGCGTGCCAGATGCTGACAAGATGTCGGACGACGACATCCAGGCGGTGTTCGCCGAGCGTGCCCGCAGCTTCCTCGAGGATGCGCCGACGACCGCTGCGCAGGCTGCCAGGATCATCCTCGACGGCGTGAAGGCGGAGCGGTGGCGCATTCTCGTGGGGGACGACGCAAAGCGCCTGGACGAGCGTGTGCGCGCTGCGCCGGAGCAGGCTTACGACAGGGCGTTCTACGAAAGTTTTGCTCAGGAGGTCGGCTGGCGGCTCGGCTGA
- a CDS encoding S9 family peptidase has protein sequence MIPACLSDDFILCPEREDISAEFTRLLTAAQEGGATIAECLMIARQLKRGDEQSWHREWKKLARANRHRAEAAFAEGHLVTAQRNWLRAMNYYGAAAMPLDPADERRWVAVLAMQECARRFLTARGPAGEVVTIPWIEGHALQGYFLPAPAANGRAPTVICIGEPGHRKEEFLVKLAPHARERGFAMLALDLLGDQRDDYANTLLQRRDLEGSIGSVMDYLELRGDVDFDRVAIVADGWGSSFVARAVLQEPRLAAAVCDGGLWDLHERSFLASRFAMSDLSIVPVPHAPLMASSAECPVLITIGEDGWLKADRARQIVQTSRLGSSDVVLKVFTAAETGAAQAHADNPSLANEYIFDWLESQLGAAGKRI, from the coding sequence ATGATACCCGCATGCCTCTCCGACGACTTCATCCTCTGCCCGGAGAGAGAGGATATCTCTGCTGAGTTCACGCGGCTGCTGACCGCGGCACAGGAGGGCGGCGCCACCATCGCCGAATGCCTGATGATCGCGCGGCAGCTGAAGCGCGGCGACGAACAATCCTGGCATCGCGAGTGGAAGAAGCTGGCTCGGGCCAACCGGCATCGCGCCGAGGCGGCGTTCGCGGAAGGCCACTTGGTAACCGCGCAGCGCAACTGGCTGCGCGCGATGAACTATTACGGTGCGGCCGCGATGCCGCTCGATCCCGCCGACGAGCGCCGTTGGGTCGCGGTGCTCGCGATGCAGGAATGCGCCCGCCGCTTCCTCACCGCGCGCGGGCCGGCCGGTGAAGTCGTGACGATCCCCTGGATCGAAGGACATGCGCTGCAGGGCTACTTCCTGCCCGCGCCTGCGGCGAACGGTCGCGCGCCGACGGTGATCTGCATCGGCGAGCCCGGACATCGCAAAGAGGAGTTCCTGGTCAAGCTTGCCCCGCATGCGCGTGAGCGGGGCTTTGCGATGCTGGCGCTGGACCTGCTCGGCGACCAGCGCGACGACTACGCCAACACGCTGCTGCAGCGTCGCGACCTCGAGGGCTCGATTGGCAGCGTGATGGACTATCTGGAACTGCGCGGCGACGTCGATTTCGATCGCGTCGCGATCGTGGCGGACGGGTGGGGCTCTTCGTTCGTGGCGCGCGCCGTGTTGCAGGAGCCGCGCCTGGCGGCGGCGGTTTGTGACGGCGGTCTGTGGGACCTGCACGAACGATCTTTCCTGGCCAGCCGTTTCGCGATGAGCGACCTCAGCATCGTTCCGGTGCCGCATGCGCCGCTGATGGCCTCCAGTGCCGAATGTCCGGTGCTGATCACGATCGGCGAGGACGGCTGGCTCAAGGCCGACCGGGCGCGTCAGATCGTGCAGACATCCCGGCTCGGCAGCTCGGACGTCGTGCTGAAAGTGTTCACCGCGGCGGAGACCGGCGCGGCCCAGGCCCACGCCGACAATCCGAGCCTTGCCAACGAATACATCTTCGACTGGCTCGAATCGCAGCTCGGCGCGGCCGGCAAGCGGATCTGA
- a CDS encoding MarR family winged helix-turn-helix transcriptional regulator, whose translation MSATRKEGARLRSAGNLDIIRRFTWEISSINMYLEELRQFWARTLGISGPQWLILMAISDLDKDDGVPVNVVSKLLHVDPSFVTTQSKLLEKKGLLRRRPSPTDARVVRLSLVEKTQKHIASLNEQYKTIREFVFQEFDEDELTEFTAKLATLKTRLEKACIRISLDF comes from the coding sequence GTGTCAGCGACGAGGAAAGAAGGGGCGCGCCTCCGCTCCGCCGGCAATCTCGATATCATCAGGCGATTCACCTGGGAGATATCGTCGATCAACATGTATCTGGAGGAGCTGCGTCAGTTCTGGGCCAGAACGCTCGGCATCAGCGGACCGCAATGGCTTATTCTGATGGCGATTTCCGATCTCGACAAGGACGATGGCGTCCCCGTCAACGTGGTCTCGAAACTCCTTCACGTCGACCCGTCCTTCGTCACAACCCAGTCCAAGCTTCTCGAGAAGAAGGGCCTGCTGCGGCGTCGCCCCTCGCCTACCGATGCGCGCGTGGTGCGGCTGTCGCTGGTCGAGAAGACGCAGAAGCACATCGCCAGTCTCAACGAACAGTACAAGACGATTCGCGAATTCGTTTTCCAGGAGTTCGACGAGGACGAGCTGACCGAATTCACCGCCAAGCTCGCGACGCTGAAGACCCGGCTCGAGAAAGCCTGCATCAGGATCTCTCTCGACTTCTGA
- a CDS encoding porin — MKVVKSLLLGTAATLIAAGGAQAADLPVKAKAVEYVKVCSLYGAGFYYMPGTDTCIKLGGYLRADAILGGAGDYGFNNSTSSANGGSNNRVTNYYYSRARFDFNVDTRTATEYGVVRTYADMVFSYDSTNATGSNPSTISSSAATLGLYHAFIQFAGFTFGRTVSIFDAPWQSYPAGGPDTIPGGSNHVNGVNQAAYTADFGQGITASFALQDETSANNGQSNLWNVSSGTAAQFVTGVYGANDWGGTRSPDILGNVRVDQAWGLAQLSVVGHDLHAGYYGTTEPSGHPADKWGWAVQGALSIKNIPTGAGDVINLQAVYTDGATRYNFQSLFPQSFFMFSGSGTGAYQSTGFAGLADGVFGTGTGIDTVKTWGLRGGYTHNWNPNWASAVYGGYAQLKYGDSGKALICTNFAGIAVAGSTCNPDFNFAVVGVNTVWTPVKNLAFTADLSWSRLDQKYSGAINSPGVASAAKPAAVYELKDQNSVTMMLRAQRNF; from the coding sequence ATGAAAGTGGTGAAGAGCCTTTTGCTCGGCACTGCGGCGACCCTGATCGCCGCCGGTGGAGCTCAGGCGGCTGATCTTCCGGTCAAGGCCAAGGCGGTCGAATACGTGAAGGTCTGCTCGCTCTACGGCGCCGGTTTCTACTACATGCCCGGCACCGACACCTGCATCAAGCTGGGCGGTTACCTGCGCGCTGACGCGATTCTCGGCGGCGCCGGCGACTACGGTTTCAACAACAGCACCAGCAGCGCGAACGGCGGGTCGAACAACCGCGTCACCAACTACTATTACAGCCGCGCCCGTTTCGACTTCAACGTCGACACCCGCACGGCGACCGAGTACGGCGTCGTTCGCACCTACGCCGACATGGTCTTCAGCTACGACTCGACCAACGCCACCGGCAGCAATCCGTCGACGATCTCGTCCAGTGCGGCAACGCTCGGTCTCTACCATGCGTTCATCCAGTTCGCAGGCTTCACCTTCGGTCGCACGGTCTCGATCTTCGATGCCCCGTGGCAGAGCTATCCGGCTGGCGGTCCCGATACCATCCCGGGCGGCTCCAACCACGTCAACGGTGTGAACCAGGCGGCCTACACGGCTGACTTCGGCCAGGGCATCACCGCTTCGTTCGCGTTGCAGGACGAGACGTCGGCGAACAACGGCCAGTCGAATCTCTGGAACGTATCGTCGGGTACGGCTGCCCAGTTCGTGACGGGCGTCTATGGCGCCAACGATTGGGGTGGCACGCGTTCTCCCGACATCCTCGGCAACGTGCGCGTCGACCAGGCCTGGGGTCTGGCCCAGTTGTCGGTTGTCGGGCATGACCTCCATGCCGGCTACTACGGCACGACCGAACCCTCGGGTCATCCCGCCGACAAGTGGGGCTGGGCTGTTCAGGGCGCGTTGTCGATCAAGAATATCCCGACCGGTGCGGGCGACGTGATCAACCTGCAGGCCGTCTACACGGACGGTGCAACGCGTTACAACTTCCAGAGCCTGTTCCCGCAGAGCTTCTTCATGTTCAGCGGTAGCGGCACGGGCGCGTATCAGAGCACCGGCTTCGCCGGTCTTGCCGACGGCGTCTTTGGAACGGGCACCGGCATCGACACCGTCAAGACCTGGGGTCTCCGTGGTGGCTACACTCACAACTGGAACCCGAACTGGGCGAGCGCCGTCTATGGTGGCTATGCCCAGCTGAAGTACGGCGACTCTGGCAAGGCCCTCATCTGCACCAACTTCGCCGGGATCGCAGTGGCCGGCTCGACCTGTAATCCGGACTTCAACTTCGCGGTGGTCGGTGTCAACACCGTGTGGACTCCGGTCAAGAACCTGGCGTTCACGGCCGACCTGAGCTGGTCGCGTCTGGACCAGAAGTACTCTGGCGCCATCAACAGCCCGGGCGTCGCCTCCGCTGCGAAGCCGGCGGCCGTGTACGAGCTGAAGGACCAGAACTCGGTCACCATGATGCTGCGCGCTCAGCGCAACTTCTGA
- a CDS encoding GcrA family cell cycle regulator translates to MPVLSPTWTNERVELLKQHFEAGLSCREIAADIGVSRNAVIGKLSRLNLTRGRSLDERRPQDRTSAPRAPKAVPRLQFEMLATIYGEADAPVATGPIDDANRCSLMELGENRCRWPISTPGAEDFCFCGNAAHDGQPYCAGHSRLAYRPNSRTRVMRG, encoded by the coding sequence ATGCCTGTTCTCTCACCAACCTGGACCAACGAACGCGTTGAACTTCTGAAGCAGCACTTCGAGGCCGGCCTGTCCTGCCGCGAGATCGCCGCCGACATCGGCGTCAGCCGCAATGCCGTGATCGGCAAGCTGTCGCGACTGAATCTCACGCGCGGCCGCTCGCTCGACGAGCGCAGGCCTCAGGACCGAACGAGCGCGCCGCGAGCGCCGAAGGCGGTCCCCCGGCTGCAATTTGAAATGCTCGCCACGATCTATGGCGAAGCGGACGCGCCGGTCGCGACCGGGCCGATCGACGATGCCAATCGCTGCTCGCTGATGGAGCTCGGCGAAAATCGCTGCCGCTGGCCGATCTCGACGCCGGGTGCGGAAGATTTCTGTTTCTGCGGCAATGCCGCGCATGACGGCCAGCCCTATTGCGCCGGCCACAGCCGCCTCGCCTATCGGCCGAATTCCCGCACTCGTGTCATGCGAGGCTGA
- a CDS encoding acetamidase/formamidase family protein, with the protein MTHHHLHSSPETCHWGFFEAALKPVLTVRSGDEVTVDTISGGPDVLPDRSKFHIPPEAFEVHAKSERMLPGHILTGPIAVDGAEPGDVLQIDILDVQLRQDWGWNLIRPLSGTLPDDFHETRILNIPLDRTRMVGRMPWGLDLPLKPFFGVMGVSPPPAWGRISSLVPRAMGGNLDNKELGAGATLYLPVFVPGAMFSCGDGHGVQGDGEVCVTAIETALQGRFRLTLRKDLRFDYPRAESPTHYITMAMDPDLDQCAVRALRDMIVLLGEIRNLSREDAYTLCSLAADLRVTQTVNGSKGIHCMIEKAIVHG; encoded by the coding sequence ATGACCCATCATCACCTGCATTCAAGTCCCGAGACCTGCCATTGGGGCTTCTTCGAGGCCGCTCTCAAGCCCGTCCTCACCGTCAGGAGCGGTGACGAAGTCACCGTCGATACCATTAGCGGCGGCCCGGACGTCCTGCCCGACCGGAGCAAGTTTCACATTCCGCCGGAGGCGTTCGAGGTACATGCCAAAAGCGAGCGCATGCTCCCCGGTCATATCTTGACCGGCCCGATCGCGGTCGACGGCGCCGAGCCCGGCGACGTGCTTCAGATCGATATCCTCGACGTCCAGCTGCGGCAGGATTGGGGCTGGAATCTGATCAGGCCGTTGTCGGGCACCTTGCCCGACGATTTTCACGAGACGCGCATCCTCAACATCCCGCTGGACCGGACGCGGATGGTCGGCCGCATGCCCTGGGGTCTCGACCTGCCCCTCAAGCCGTTTTTCGGCGTGATGGGCGTGTCGCCGCCGCCGGCCTGGGGCCGCATCTCCTCGCTCGTGCCGCGCGCCATGGGCGGCAATCTCGACAACAAGGAGCTCGGCGCCGGTGCGACGCTGTATCTGCCGGTGTTCGTCCCGGGCGCAATGTTCTCCTGCGGCGACGGCCATGGCGTGCAAGGCGACGGCGAAGTCTGCGTCACCGCGATCGAGACCGCGCTCCAGGGTCGCTTCCGGCTGACATTGCGCAAGGACTTGCGGTTCGACTACCCGCGCGCGGAGTCGCCGACCCATTACATCACCATGGCGATGGACCCCGACCTCGACCAATGCGCGGTGCGTGCGCTGCGCGACATGATCGTGCTGCTCGGCGAGATCCGAAACCTGTCGCGCGAGGACGCCTATACGCTGTGCAGCCTCGCGGCCGATTTGCGCGTCACCCAGACCGTCAACGGCTCAAAGGGCATCCATTGCATGATCGAAAAAGCGATCGTGCACGGCTGA
- a CDS encoding YdcF family protein, producing the protein MLPINLLVELGIISVVLMATRFAGLGRKLAATTLVLFALTAFSPLGNWLLYPLESRFPAWDPTRGAPDGIIVLGGSVDTELSAAHHTPVVPHAADRLLAPAELARRYPNARIVFTGGSANLIANDAREADYSAPILENAGVPKERLILERDSRNTYENAIFTKRLVAPKPGERWLLVTSAYHMPRAMGIFRKAGFDVEAYPVDWRMGGRDDLFSFTNNALEGFGHTDVAAREWIGLLAYRLMGRTGELLPGPAED; encoded by the coding sequence GTGCTGCCTATCAATCTTCTGGTCGAGCTCGGGATCATCTCGGTCGTGCTGATGGCAACGCGCTTTGCCGGGCTCGGCCGGAAACTGGCCGCGACGACGCTGGTCCTGTTCGCGCTCACCGCCTTTTCGCCGCTCGGCAATTGGTTGCTCTATCCGCTGGAGTCGCGCTTTCCCGCGTGGGACCCGACGCGCGGTGCACCCGACGGCATCATCGTGTTGGGCGGCTCCGTCGACACCGAGCTGTCGGCGGCGCATCACACGCCCGTGGTCCCGCACGCTGCCGATCGCCTGTTGGCGCCGGCCGAGCTTGCGCGCCGTTATCCCAATGCGCGTATCGTCTTCACCGGAGGCTCCGCGAATCTGATCGCAAATGACGCCAGAGAGGCCGACTATTCTGCGCCGATCCTGGAAAATGCGGGCGTCCCCAAGGAACGCCTGATCCTGGAGCGGGACTCGCGCAACACCTACGAGAACGCGATCTTCACCAAGCGCCTGGTGGCGCCGAAGCCGGGTGAGCGCTGGTTGCTGGTCACCTCAGCCTATCACATGCCGCGCGCGATGGGCATTTTCCGCAAGGCTGGATTTGACGTCGAAGCCTATCCGGTCGATTGGCGGATGGGCGGCCGCGACGATCTGTTCTCGTTCACGAACAATGCTCTGGAGGGCTTCGGCCATACCGACGTGGCCGCGCGCGAATGGATAGGCCTTCTGGCCTACCGTCTCATGGGAAGGACCGGCGAGTTGCTTCCCGGGCCTGCCGAGGACTAG